The following coding sequences are from one Scomber scombrus chromosome 20, fScoSco1.1, whole genome shotgun sequence window:
- the insig1 gene encoding insulin-induced gene 1 protein, with the protein MNSSGGFSFDQTLKTSGDQAPKCQMSRLDDHCWSCSCASRVETKDSSSGAKWLASKTEEMMSIITSVLSNAYGSLHDVRMANLIRRGLVLFTVGAFLALVLNLLQIQRHVTLFPEEVMTTVFSSAWWIPPCCGTGAAVVGLLYPCLDSHLGEPHKFKREWASVMRCIAVFVGINHASVKLDFVNNMQLSLTLAALSLGLWWTFDRSRSGFGLGITTAFLATVITQLLVYNGVYQYTSPDFLYVRSWLPCIFFSGGVTVGNIGRQLAMGCVEKPHND; encoded by the exons ATGAACAGTAGCGGAGGTTTCTCTTTTGACCAGACACTGAAGACGTCTGGAGATCAAG CCCCAAAGTGCCAAATGTCCAGACTAGACGACCACTGTTGGAGCTGCTCCTGTGCATCGAGGGTGGAAACTAAGGACTCATCATCTGGAGCGAAGTGGTTGGCATCGAAAACTGAAGAGATGATGTCCATTATCACGTCGGTGCTCAGCAATGCCTACGGCTCCCTGCACGACGTCCGGATGGCCAACCTTATCCGCCGGGGTCTCGTCCTCTTCACGGTGGGAGCCTTCCTCGCCTTGGTGCTCAACTTGCTGCAGATACAAAGGCACGTCACCCTGTTTCCAGAGGAGGTGATGACCACTGTGTTTTCGTCCGCCTGGTGGATCCCACCGTGTTGCGGTACTGGTGCAG CTGTTGTCGGCCTGCTGTATCCCTGCCTCGACAGCCATTTGGGAGAGCCGCACAAGTTCAAGCGGGAGTGGGCCAGCGTCATGAGGTGCATCGCAGTGTTTGTCGGCATCAATCACGCCAGTGTT AAACTAGACTTCGTCAACAACATGCAGCTCTCCCTAACCCTGGCAGCCTTGTCCTTGGGCCTGTGGTGGACATTCGACCGGTCCAGGAGCGGCTTCGGTTTGGGCATCACCACTGCCTTCCTAGCTACTGTGATCACACAGCTGCTAGTCTACAATGGAGTCTACCA gTATACGTCTCCAGACTTCTTGTACGTGCGCTCCTGGCTCCCATGCATATTCTTCTCAGGCGGTGTTACGGTGGGGAACATAGGGCGCCAACTTGCCATG GGTTGTGTGGAGAAACCTCACAATGACTGA